From the Butyrivibrio fibrisolvens genome, one window contains:
- a CDS encoding NAD(P)H-dependent flavin oxidoreductase, producing the protein MIKGLKIGDKSSKYPIIQGGMGVGVSLHRLAGTVSREGGIGVLSAADIGYLEPDFETNPKEANMRAIKTEIEKARKIAGPDKIIAANIMVAMTDYAGLVKEFVKQGIDLIISGAGLPLNLPEFIEGSKTKIAPIVSSLRCCQLIVKTWRRKYNYVPDMIVIEGPKAGGHLGFKRDELFAQDDKKPSLETITSEIVSFVRDLEKETGKEIPVIAAGGVFDGRDIQKFLSLGADGVQMATRFVATDECDASDAFKNAYVKASEEDIQIIDSPVGMPGRAIRNEFIKSKEDHKLSITKCYQCIKTCNVKDAPYCITKALINAVKGNLDEGLIFCGSNVGRVKEIVPVHDLIQELMSQCEAASVRTA; encoded by the coding sequence ATGATCAAAGGACTTAAAATTGGAGATAAAAGTAGCAAGTATCCCATCATTCAGGGAGGCATGGGAGTAGGCGTATCCCTTCACAGACTTGCAGGAACAGTTAGTAGAGAAGGCGGAATCGGAGTATTATCAGCAGCTGATATAGGCTACCTTGAGCCTGACTTTGAGACAAATCCCAAAGAAGCTAACATGCGCGCAATTAAGACAGAGATAGAGAAGGCAAGGAAAATCGCAGGACCTGATAAGATAATCGCAGCTAACATCATGGTCGCTATGACAGACTATGCAGGGCTTGTTAAGGAATTTGTAAAGCAAGGCATAGACCTTATCATATCAGGCGCGGGACTCCCCCTTAATCTGCCGGAGTTCATAGAAGGCAGTAAGACCAAGATCGCACCCATAGTATCCTCGCTTCGCTGCTGTCAGCTTATAGTCAAGACCTGGCGCAGGAAGTACAACTACGTCCCTGACATGATTGTGATAGAAGGACCCAAGGCAGGCGGCCACCTTGGCTTTAAGAGAGATGAACTTTTTGCCCAGGATGATAAGAAGCCTTCGCTTGAGACTATCACGTCAGAGATAGTATCTTTTGTCAGAGATCTGGAAAAAGAAACCGGCAAAGAAATCCCGGTAATCGCAGCAGGCGGAGTTTTTGACGGAAGAGATATACAAAAGTTCTTATCACTTGGCGCAGACGGAGTTCAGATGGCTACAAGGTTTGTTGCAACTGATGAATGCGATGCATCAGATGCATTTAAGAATGCTTATGTTAAAGCATCTGAAGAAGATATACAGATAATAGACAGTCCTGTCGGTATGCCCGGAAGAGCCATCCGCAACGAGTTTATAAAAAGTAAAGAAGACCATAAACTCTCTATAACCAAGTGTTATCAGTGCATTAAGACCTGCAATGTCAAGGATGCGCCTTATTGCATCACCAAGGCACTAATAAATGCTGTCAAAGGGAACCTTGATGAAGGCCTTATCTTCTGCGGAAGTAATGTGGGCAGGGTTAAAGAGATAGTACCTGTGCACGACCTGATACAGGAGCTTATGTCACAGTGTGAGGCTGCATCGGTGCGGACTGCATAA
- a CDS encoding transglutaminase domain-containing protein encodes MSQNDLNTTVQAYLAGIVTADMTNYQKLLAVYNWIITNFEYGNYSDVFGYMDCYGYTRAFVYLSRGLGFPSYFVHGDVRTTSGDFTNHAWAIIKVSGTEYLFDPNIEDTIQRRSSSSTLQRFAVTYSSMNGRYVPCLSSCESDLWSRVDATGFITHITAAQAAARFASFVPSTTIESLDSASSNADVNSLLTSPLNNNEFNAYIYYTRYPDLQQAIGPNAEMLYYHYINIGKNEGRTAI; translated from the coding sequence ATGTCTCAGAATGACTTGAATACAACTGTGCAAGCATATCTCGCAGGTATAGTCACTGCTGATATGACGAACTATCAGAAACTCCTGGCTGTCTACAATTGGATCATTACAAATTTTGAGTATGGAAATTATTCAGATGTATTTGGATATATGGATTGCTATGGATATACACGTGCATTTGTCTACCTTAGCAGAGGATTGGGTTTTCCGTCATACTTTGTCCACGGAGATGTCCGCACTACAAGCGGTGACTTCACAAATCACGCATGGGCAATTATTAAAGTAAGCGGAACTGAATATCTTTTTGATCCCAATATAGAGGATACAATTCAACGAAGAAGTAGCTCTTCCACATTGCAACGTTTTGCTGTTACATATTCTTCTATGAATGGCAGATACGTGCCATGCCTATCTTCCTGTGAATCAGATCTGTGGTCAAGAGTGGATGCTACAGGTTTTATCACACATATCACTGCTGCTCAGGCAGCTGCAAGATTTGCATCATTTGTGCCATCTACAACAATTGAAAGCTTAGATTCTGCCTCTTCTAATGCAGATGTAAATTCACTTTTAACATCTCCTTTGAATAACAATGAGTTTAATGCATACATTTATTACACCAGATATCCAGATCTTCAACAAGCTATCGGACCTAATGCTGAAATGCTCTATTATCACTATATCAATATAGGTAAAAACGAAGGAAGAACTGCAATATAA
- a CDS encoding aldo/keto reductase: protein MIKIAGKDTEVSRIFYGTAAEPFQSGGDGTDLIEQMVNIGVNAIDTARVYGGAEESVGRWIRIGNNRERVTLLTKGGHPDMLWRSRLREKEIRKDLKTSLDKLCTDYVDIYLLHRDDPEVPVGEIVELLNDLYNEGKIKSFGGSNWTHERIEEANRYASDHGLIPFAVSSPCFSMAVPTREPWPGCITIAGDDNEDARKWYIDNQMPVIAYSAMAAGFFSGRFKSEDYKGAKKVMSSDNYKTYVSEENMACLKVCEDIAKETGLSVSQVAFSWIYGQDMNVYAVVSTRSVERMKQNVDAMIRALKQV, encoded by the coding sequence ATGATCAAAATCGCAGGTAAGGATACAGAAGTATCAAGAATTTTCTACGGAACAGCCGCTGAACCTTTTCAGTCAGGTGGCGATGGGACAGACCTTATCGAGCAGATGGTGAATATTGGTGTTAATGCTATAGATACAGCCAGAGTATATGGCGGCGCTGAGGAATCTGTAGGCAGATGGATAAGGATTGGTAATAACAGAGAGCGTGTTACTCTTTTGACCAAAGGTGGACATCCTGACATGCTCTGGAGGAGCCGCCTTAGGGAGAAGGAGATTAGGAAAGATCTGAAAACATCCCTTGATAAGCTATGTACAGATTATGTTGATATATACTTATTACATAGAGACGATCCGGAAGTTCCTGTAGGCGAAATCGTTGAACTTCTAAATGATCTTTATAATGAAGGCAAGATAAAAAGTTTTGGCGGATCCAACTGGACTCATGAGAGAATAGAAGAAGCCAACAGGTATGCAAGTGACCACGGCCTTATACCTTTTGCTGTATCAAGCCCATGCTTTAGTATGGCTGTTCCAACAAGAGAGCCTTGGCCGGGATGCATCACTATTGCAGGTGATGACAATGAAGATGCAAGGAAGTGGTATATAGACAATCAGATGCCTGTCATAGCATATTCCGCCATGGCAGCAGGCTTTTTTAGCGGCAGATTTAAAAGTGAAGATTATAAAGGGGCCAAAAAAGTCATGTCATCTGACAATTACAAGACCTATGTAAGCGAAGAGAACATGGCTTGTCTTAAAGTCTGTGAAGATATTGCCAAAGAAACCGGTCTGTCTGTATCACAAGTTGCCTTTTCCTGGATATATGGGCAGGATATGAATGTGTATGCTGTTGTCAGCACAAGGAGCGTAGAACGCATGAAACAAAATGTTGATGCGATGATAAGGGCACTGAAACAAGTCTAA
- a CDS encoding DNA alkylation repair protein has product MSVYEMLLEAKDDKYRDFQVKLVPNVSPDTIIGVRTPDMRKIAKEVFNSPEKDEFLKELPHKYYEENLVHFFIIAMIKDFDECIEKVEEFLPYVDCWPVSDQATPKTFKKNHAKLLPYIKNWIASDHVYTARFGIRMLMNEFLDDDFKDEYLELVASKKGDDYYLKMMVAWYFATALAKKYDESVKYIEGRKLDDWIHKKAIQKAVESFRVTDEHKEHLKKYR; this is encoded by the coding sequence ATGAGCGTATACGAAATGCTATTAGAAGCAAAAGACGATAAGTACAGAGATTTTCAAGTAAAGCTTGTTCCAAATGTATCGCCTGATACCATCATAGGCGTTAGGACTCCTGATATGAGGAAGATTGCCAAGGAAGTTTTTAACAGTCCTGAAAAGGATGAGTTTTTAAAAGAGCTTCCTCATAAGTATTATGAAGAAAATCTCGTACATTTTTTCATAATAGCTATGATCAAGGACTTTGACGAGTGTATTGAAAAGGTTGAGGAGTTCCTTCCATACGTTGACTGCTGGCCTGTGTCCGATCAGGCAACTCCCAAAACTTTTAAGAAAAATCATGCAAAGCTTCTTCCATATATAAAGAACTGGATAGCGTCAGACCATGTCTATACTGCGCGTTTTGGAATACGCATGCTCATGAATGAATTCCTTGATGATGATTTTAAGGACGAGTATCTTGAACTTGTTGCATCCAAGAAAGGTGATGACTACTACCTTAAGATGATGGTTGCCTGGTATTTTGCCACAGCTCTTGCCAAAAAATATGATGAGAGCGTTAAATACATTGAAGGCAGGAAGCTAGATGACTGGATTCACAAGAAAGCTATCCAGAAAGCCGTGGAAAGCTTCCGCGTGACAGATGAGCATAAAGAGCATCTAAAAAAATACAGATAA
- a CDS encoding GNAT family N-acetyltransferase, whose amino-acid sequence MKLKQLDIVLVTKIYKEHMVIDFPKEELKPLDMILKLIEENRYEAMGLYDGDLLTGYVFIVRIDNSYLVDYIAIFPEYRNDGKGSNLLSLLAEHLDDADSIIVEVEDPKYTDDGALADLQTRRIGFYKRNGCRDTGLRVSCFGAKFIILEMGANSIESVDKTWELYEAFYRSFLPEDKFIGNVYRILK is encoded by the coding sequence ATGAAGTTAAAGCAGCTTGATATAGTATTAGTTACAAAAATATATAAAGAGCATATGGTTATAGACTTTCCAAAGGAAGAGTTAAAGCCACTTGATATGATCCTGAAGCTTATTGAAGAAAACAGATACGAGGCAATGGGGCTGTACGATGGTGATCTGTTAACAGGATATGTTTTTATAGTCAGGATAGATAATAGTTATCTGGTTGACTATATAGCTATTTTTCCAGAGTATCGTAATGATGGTAAGGGATCTAATCTTTTATCGCTTCTTGCAGAGCACCTTGATGATGCAGATAGTATCATAGTAGAAGTAGAAGATCCTAAGTATACTGATGATGGCGCTTTGGCAGATCTCCAGACAAGGAGGATAGGATTTTATAAAAGGAATGGATGCCGCGACACAGGACTACGAGTTTCCTGCTTCGGAGCCAAGTTCATAATCCTTGAAATGGGCGCAAACTCTATAGAAAGCGTAGATAAGACTTGGGAGCTATATGAGGCATTTTATAGGAGTTTTCTTCCTGAAGATAAGTTTATAGGGAACGTTTATAGGATTTTAAAATAA
- a CDS encoding arsenate reductase family protein, producing MNIQIFGTKKCNDTKKAQRFFKERGIKFQFVDMNEKGMSKGELSSVAAVNGGLSEMVNPNAKDQDAVNLFKYIADEDKLEKLLENQHIIKTPIVRNGKLSTIGYQPDVWKKWE from the coding sequence GTGAATATACAGATATTTGGAACCAAGAAATGTAATGATACCAAGAAAGCGCAGCGTTTTTTCAAAGAGCGTGGCATTAAGTTTCAGTTTGTTGATATGAATGAGAAGGGTATGAGTAAGGGCGAGCTGTCATCTGTAGCAGCTGTTAACGGAGGCTTATCAGAGATGGTCAATCCAAATGCCAAAGATCAGGACGCCGTTAACCTTTTTAAATATATAGCTGATGAAGACAAGCTTGAGAAGCTTCTTGAAAATCAGCATATAATCAAAACTCCAATCGTTAGAAACGGTAAGCTTTCTACAATAGGCTATCAGCCTGATGTATGGAAGAAGTGGGAGTAA
- a CDS encoding Cof-type HAD-IIB family hydrolase → MRDVKIVFSDIDGTLLNSRHRMLDSTHKAIMDLQKAGIPFVIVTARGPSGVRPIFKRYGFVCPMICYSGALIIDENDRIVHSEGFDAEDARSIISYIEESGFDCTWNIYSEELWIVNDRSDKRIRIEEEIVEVDAQEGSIDLLPEGAIVGKLLCMCEPEAICHIEEELKKRFPKLSIVKSSDILLEVMGRGITKASGIERVCTDLSIPLESAAAFGDHYNDAQMLRAVGMPFLMGNAPKDMQKEFECVIGSNDEPSIYNALKKLGIID, encoded by the coding sequence GTGAGGGATGTAAAGATTGTCTTTTCAGATATAGACGGAACTCTTTTAAACAGCAGGCACAGGATGCTTGATAGTACGCATAAGGCTATAATGGATCTGCAAAAGGCCGGTATACCTTTTGTAATAGTAACAGCAAGAGGCCCTTCAGGCGTTAGGCCTATCTTCAAAAGATACGGTTTCGTCTGCCCTATGATATGTTATAGTGGTGCGCTTATTATTGATGAGAATGACAGGATTGTGCATTCTGAAGGCTTTGACGCAGAAGATGCAAGGAGTATAATCTCATATATTGAAGAGAGCGGTTTTGACTGTACTTGGAACATCTATTCGGAAGAGCTGTGGATTGTTAACGACAGAAGCGATAAGCGCATCCGCATAGAAGAGGAGATAGTAGAGGTGGATGCACAGGAGGGAAGTATAGATCTACTTCCGGAAGGCGCTATAGTCGGAAAACTCTTATGTATGTGCGAACCGGAAGCTATATGCCATATCGAGGAGGAGCTTAAAAAAAGGTTCCCCAAGCTGTCTATAGTTAAGTCTTCGGATATACTTCTCGAAGTTATGGGAAGAGGGATCACTAAGGCAAGCGGTATAGAGCGTGTGTGCACAGATCTTAGTATCCCTCTTGAAAGCGCGGCAGCTTTTGGGGATCATTATAATGATGCGCAGATGCTAAGAGCCGTTGGGATGCCCTTTCTAATGGGCAATGCACCTAAAGATATGCAAAAAGAGTTTGAATGCGTGATAGGAAGTAACGACGAACCATCCATATATAATGCACTAAAAAAACTGGGGATTATCGATTGA
- a CDS encoding diguanylate cyclase, with the protein MINGKKIIALCTYRIYEPQEFAFLSELNKKLKSANCQLFIYAMNSEIGITNRTSPETEVFGLIPYDKIDAVIIMNEKIKVRELAQSIIDKASSYNVPVIVADGQYDNVSMVNYDYVKGFEKVVRHIIEDHKVKRPHFMAGHVNNPFSEDRLNVFKKVISENGISFDESMVSYGEFWAMPCREETYKLLQRDTLPDAIICANDIMAINVCDVLNENGIRVPEDVLVSGFDGIDEAFLSTPGITTAVCDNNKLAHSVYDAVVDILSGKPLSTRLVVPEFVASESCGCPRTDLHIKTTVSELNNLFYHHEDEIHVYQNIISQIMMDKDVLGNIKFLKGKYAEHAIVIIEKSCFDLEKNFFYDDVSKGSQVVVFDPYNDDYAPYPYEPGEVVPHLDKIMEPGEPIIFNSLVYMDKCCGFICFSYPRTMLIDYSQTPNLTNCFEMSIGGYVLTKHQNYLRDRLRQMYQKDALTGLYNRLAFLSKLNERFTEVNIAGKTVNVLMLDLNDLKKINDNLGHMAGDKAIKAVATSLKEAVPEGSVCTRAGGDEMIAIIIGEYNLDKIVSDIERKLVEFSNKLDFKVSASIGTSTVKYEGGKDIISKAIGLADERMYAKKRSMKTAQ; encoded by the coding sequence ATGATTAACGGCAAAAAGATCATTGCTTTATGTACATACAGAATATACGAGCCTCAGGAATTTGCTTTTCTTTCTGAACTTAACAAAAAGCTAAAAAGTGCTAACTGTCAGCTTTTCATCTATGCTATGAATTCAGAGATCGGTATTACCAACCGTACTTCTCCTGAAACAGAAGTCTTTGGTCTTATTCCATATGATAAGATTGATGCCGTCATAATCATGAACGAGAAGATCAAAGTTCGTGAATTAGCCCAAAGTATCATCGACAAAGCTTCTTCCTATAATGTACCTGTGATCGTAGCTGACGGTCAGTACGACAATGTCAGTATGGTCAACTATGATTATGTCAAGGGCTTTGAAAAAGTCGTAAGGCACATCATCGAAGATCACAAAGTAAAAAGGCCTCATTTTATGGCCGGTCATGTCAATAATCCATTCTCAGAAGACAGGCTTAATGTTTTTAAGAAAGTGATCAGTGAAAATGGAATTTCTTTTGACGAAAGTATGGTCAGCTATGGTGAGTTCTGGGCCATGCCCTGCAGAGAAGAGACTTATAAGCTACTGCAAAGAGATACTCTCCCTGATGCTATAATCTGTGCCAATGATATTATGGCTATAAATGTATGCGATGTTTTAAATGAAAATGGTATACGTGTTCCGGAGGATGTCCTTGTATCCGGATTTGACGGGATTGATGAAGCCTTTCTTTCTACTCCGGGTATTACTACTGCTGTATGTGATAATAATAAACTCGCTCACAGTGTATATGACGCTGTTGTAGATATTCTCTCAGGCAAGCCCCTTTCTACCAGATTGGTTGTACCTGAATTTGTAGCAAGTGAATCCTGCGGATGTCCACGGACAGATCTTCATATCAAGACAACTGTCAGCGAGCTCAACAACCTTTTTTACCATCATGAGGACGAGATACATGTCTACCAGAATATTATCTCCCAGATAATGATGGACAAGGATGTACTTGGTAATATTAAATTCCTTAAGGGCAAATATGCTGAGCATGCTATTGTTATTATAGAAAAATCCTGTTTCGATCTTGAGAAAAACTTCTTCTATGACGATGTCTCAAAAGGTTCTCAGGTAGTAGTCTTCGATCCTTATAACGACGATTATGCTCCGTATCCTTATGAACCAGGCGAAGTAGTACCTCATCTTGATAAGATAATGGAACCGGGGGAGCCTATTATATTCAACAGCCTTGTATATATGGATAAATGCTGCGGATTTATATGCTTTTCCTATCCAAGAACTATGCTGATAGATTATAGTCAGACTCCTAACCTTACCAACTGTTTCGAAATGAGTATAGGCGGATATGTCCTTACCAAGCACCAGAATTATCTTAGAGATAGGCTAAGGCAGATGTATCAAAAAGATGCCCTGACAGGCCTTTATAACAGGCTGGCATTTCTGTCAAAGTTAAACGAACGTTTCACTGAAGTCAATATAGCAGGTAAAACCGTCAATGTCCTGATGCTGGATCTTAACGACCTCAAAAAGATAAATGATAATCTGGGACATATGGCAGGGGATAAGGCAATAAAAGCTGTTGCAACTTCGCTTAAGGAAGCTGTTCCTGAAGGTTCTGTGTGTACCAGAGCCGGCGGCGATGAGATGATCGCCATTATCATAGGCGAATACAATTTGGATAAGATTGTATCAGATATAGAAAGAAAACTCGTAGAGTTCAGCAATAAGCTTGATTTTAAAGTATCTGCAAGTATAGGTACATCAACAGTTAAGTATGAAGGCGGCAAGGATATAATCAGTAAAGCAATAGGCCTTGCCGATGAGCGTATGTATGCTAAAAAAAGAAGCATGAAAACAGCTCAGTAA